Within the Burkholderia ubonensis genome, the region TTATCGACCACGCACGAACGCTCAACCCCGCCATCGTCAACAAGACCGATGTCGAGCTTTCCCGCAAAGTGCTTTCGGACGGCACCCGGCGAAAGAGCATTGCACGAGCGAAGTATCCCAGCACGCGTGAAATGAGGGGCGACCTTTCGGCCGTAATCCGGACGAGCTTGCTGGATGGCTTGCCGAAGCAACGCTTCATCGACAAGGAAACCCGCTTTTTTACTCTGGGCTCGTGCTTTGCGAGAGAGATCGCCGTACGTCTCATCGAACGGGGCTATCAGGCCGATTTCTTCGAAGTCGTCGAACACATCAATTCGAGCTTCGCAAACCGCAAGATGGTGGACTGGGCGTTGGGCCAATGCACCGGCCAAAGCAAGGAGCGCCTCGACGAGCTCTTTGCGTCCCTCAACATCACCCCGGAGAATCTCCGGGTGCGTCTGGCCACCGCGAACGTGTTCATCTACACGCTCGGCGTGGCGCCGGCCTTCTTCGACAGGCAGTCCGGCGAGTTCGTGATGCCTTCCAGTTCGGCACTGGGCTCGCGAGCATTCGCAGAGATGTACGACTTCCGGACTACCACCGTCGGCCAAAATCTGGACAATCTCGACTACATCGTCGCGAATATCAAGGCGTTGAACCCCGACGTCAAGGTCGTGCTTACGGTCAGCCCCGTACCGTTGAAAACCACGTTCGAATTCAAGTCGGCGATGCAGGCGGACTGCATTTCGAAATCGACGCTGCGCGTCGTCGCCCACGAGTTCGTCACGAAGCATCCGGACGTCGTCTACTGGCCGAGCTTCGAGGTCGTGCGCTGGCTCGGCGGGCATGTCGGCCCGTTCTACGGCAATGACGACGATGCCGCCCTTCACGTCGGCGACGACGTGGTCAAGGCCATCACCGATTCATTCATCGAGCACTTTTCGTAACGACCGCATGACGTCGGGCCGCTGGAGATGCGCGCACTGAATGCGCGCTACCCGGAAGCAAAGGCCGACCTCCGGCTCGGGCGACAAGTGGTCCGGCCTTCCGAACCGCGCTTCGCAGTGAAAATGGGCTGAATCGTCGGTTTACGGCTTGTACGCGGGACGACTCCGACGACCGCGGCTGCAGCGCAATCGAATGCCCGCGGCCCGACCGCGATTTGACCGGACGTGCACCGCGTACGTCTTCCGACTCCTTTTTCGCCGTTCACACGAACCGGCGTGCCGCGCGCGACACATCCCCGCCGTCGGCCTCTGCTATAGTCCCTTCATCCCTGTCCTTCACTGCCCTTTCCGACGCGTGGACCAAATTCCCTTATGGGCGCAAATCGGCGCCGTCTTCCTGCTTCTCCTCTGCTCCAGCTTCTTTTCCATTTCCGAGACCGCGATGATGGCGCTCAACCGCCATCGGCTGAAGCATCTCGCCGGCCAGGGCGCGCTCGGCGCGAAGACCACCCAGGGCCTGCTCACGCGCACCGACCAGCTGCTGAGCGTGATCCTGATCGGCAACAACCTGTTCAACACGATCATCCCGGTGCTCACGACGTCGATCGCGCTGCACACGTTCGGCCGTAACAACTTCGCGCTGTCGATAGCGACCGGCATCGTCGCGTTCCTGATCATCGTGTTCGCCGAAATCGCACCGAAGATCGCCGGCGCGACGTTCCCGGAGCGCATCGCGTTGCCCGCGAGCCTCGTCATCGCGCCGCTGATGCGCGTGCTCAAGCCGATCGTCTGGTTCGTGAACGCGCTCGCGCACGGCGTGCTGTGGGTGCTGCGCATCAACACGGCCAAGGGCCGCGACCTGCGGCTGTCGGCCGACGAGCTGCGCACCATCGTGCTCGAGTCGAGCAGCTTCATGCCGACCAAGCACCGCAGCATCCTGCTGAACCTGTTCGATCTCGAGAACATCTCGGTCGACGACGTGATGGTGCCGCGCCGCCAGATCGAATCGCTCAATTTCTACGCACCGCTCGACGACATCCTGCATCAGCTCGAGACCTGCTATCACAACCGGCTCGTCGTCTACGAAGGCGACATCGACAAGGTGCTCGGCGTGCTGCACGTGCGCAAGACGCTGACCGCGCTGCACAACCAGGATTTCGACCGCGAGACGCTGCGCACGCTGCTCGCCGAGCCGTACTACGTGCCGTCGGGCACGCCGGTGGTGCAGCAGCTCCAGTATTTCCAGGAAAGCCGCCAACGCACCGCGCTCGTCGTCAACGAATACGGCGAGCTCGAAGGTCTCGTCACGCCCGAGGACATCATCGAGGAACTGATCGGCGAGTTCACGACCTCGATGCCGCGCAGCGAGCGCAAGGGCGGCTGGGACGAGAACGGCGA harbors:
- a CDS encoding GSCFA domain-containing protein, with the translated sequence MDISSWKNQAKQALAGNVGAHAVIAQLGNEQIDGSDHEANLLLGILYGQTGQLDLAVEHLRQSLIQDQRNPDAIFFLGCFDALRYPGLHKSWAIRRDHAKNALRLVENTPQAAAWPQLKVCLEILATAASYVGPPEDAEFAYRWLIKIDPANADHYAKLSQLRADDDLEEAVALIDHARTLNPAIVNKTDVELSRKVLSDGTRRKSIARAKYPSTREMRGDLSAVIRTSLLDGLPKQRFIDKETRFFTLGSCFAREIAVRLIERGYQADFFEVVEHINSSFANRKMVDWALGQCTGQSKERLDELFASLNITPENLRVRLATANVFIYTLGVAPAFFDRQSGEFVMPSSSALGSRAFAEMYDFRTTTVGQNLDNLDYIVANIKALNPDVKVVLTVSPVPLKTTFEFKSAMQADCISKSTLRVVAHEFVTKHPDVVYWPSFEVVRWLGGHVGPFYGNDDDAALHVGDDVVKAITDSFIEHFS
- a CDS encoding HlyC/CorC family transporter — translated: MDQIPLWAQIGAVFLLLLCSSFFSISETAMMALNRHRLKHLAGQGALGAKTTQGLLTRTDQLLSVILIGNNLFNTIIPVLTTSIALHTFGRNNFALSIATGIVAFLIIVFAEIAPKIAGATFPERIALPASLVIAPLMRVLKPIVWFVNALAHGVLWVLRINTAKGRDLRLSADELRTIVLESSSFMPTKHRSILLNLFDLENISVDDVMVPRRQIESLNFYAPLDDILHQLETCYHNRLVVYEGDIDKVLGVLHVRKTLTALHNQDFDRETLRTLLAEPYYVPSGTPVVQQLQYFQESRQRTALVVNEYGELEGLVTPEDIIEELIGEFTTSMPRSERKGGWDENGECIVAASMPLRELNRWLHLKLPTDGPKTLNGLILEVLEDIPEDDVCLKIGDVMLEVMRSDDQAVRTVKLFRPRPARGARSLAKR